A single genomic interval of Orcinus orca chromosome 19, mOrcOrc1.1, whole genome shotgun sequence harbors:
- the LOC105748093 gene encoding peroxynitrite isomerase THAP4-like, whose translation MTLSPQYLGPANLLAHFILTVSPPSMPERGCLSREPADRQRLKRDMEPDCSKTSLGPKKGLAQSPTSLSLTAMPQKPSQSPSTPPTDVTLKPGTEAVLSEHRDTSPMFIKESILAALGAYKLVSLLQSCCFSSWQNKNKMCFLWEQEEKNSKLKTLQHRVSCLDSQACKLQEKRDQLKRASFP comes from the coding sequence ATGACTTTATCCCCCCAGTACCTGGGGCCTGCAAATTTACTGGCTCACTTCATTCTTACAGTTTCTCCTCCAAGCATGCCGGAAAGAGGCTGTCTGTCCCGAGAGCCTGCTGACCGACAGAGGCTGAAGAGAGACATGGAGCCTGACTGCAGTAAAACCAGCCTGGGGCCCAAGAAGGGCTTGGCACAGAGCCCCACAAGTTTGTCCCTCACAGCAATGCCTCAGAAGCCCTCCCAgagcccctccacccctccaacAGATGTTACCCTGAAGCCAGGCACAGAAGCTGTGCTAAGTGAGCACAGGGACACCAGCCCCATGTTCATCAAGGAGAGCATCCTGGCAGCATTGGGGGCCTACAAACTCGTCAGTTTGTTGCAGTCCTGCTGCTTCTCATCCTggcagaacaagaacaaaatgtGCTTCCTATGGGAGCAGGAGGAGAAGAACAGCAAGCTAAAGACCCTGCAACACAGGGTCAGCTGCTTGGACAGCCAGGCGTGCAAGCTGCAGGAGAAGCGGGACCAGCTGAAGAGAGCAAGCTTCCCCTAG